The Gasterosteus aculeatus chromosome 17, fGasAcu3.hap1.1, whole genome shotgun sequence genome includes a window with the following:
- the LOC120835744 gene encoding odorant receptor 131-2-like, with protein sequence MNVSSANVTLVLQYRDSFSKALTKNVIVVVLGISINYINAGLIRTFCKHQIFYTNPRYILFIHLVVNDMIQLTLTVLLFVLSYTVYRLKVSVCCIFILLALFTTENTPLNLACMAVECYIAVCFPLRHALICTVRRTLMLIGFMWSTTMLSVLPDLFITLATEPLNFFNSKVFCLRQTVFPNPLIIKKRDITYSVFLVIVWITIFYTYFNILFTAKKASIDAKKAQNTIILHGFQLLLSMTTYVAPQLLDLLEQFFPENHIDHGFAFYIIVQVLPRSISPILYGIRDNTFRGYLKSHLWC encoded by the exons ATGAACGTGTCGTCTGCCAACGTGACGTTGGTTTTACAGTATCGAGACTCCTTCTCTAAAGCGCTGACCAAGAACGTGATAGTCGTGGTTCTCGGAATCTCCATCAACTACATCAATGCCGGCCTCATTCGCACCTTCTGCAAACACCAG ATCTTCTACACAAATCCTCGCTACATCCTTTTTATTCACCTGGTGGTCAACGACATGATCCAGTTGACGTTGACTGTCCTCCTGTTCGTCCTCAGCTACACCGTCTACAGACTGAAAGTCTCCGTTTGTTGCATCTTCATCCTGCTTGCTCTCTTCACCACTGAAAACACTCCTCTGAACCTGGCCTGCATGGCGGTGGAGTGCTACATCGCCGTCTGCTTCCCCCTTCGCCACGCGCTGATCTGCACCGTCAGGAGAACCTTGATGCTGATTGGCTTTATGTGGTCGACCACCATGTTGTCAGTTCTTCCTGATCTGTTCATCACTTTGGCCACAGAGCCGCTGAACTTCTTTAATTCCAAAGTCTTCTGTCTCAGACAAACTGTCTTCCCAAATCCCCTCATCATCAAGAAGAGAGATATCACATATTCAGTGTTTCTAGTTATTGTTTGGATAACCATCTTCTACACTTACTTCAACATCCTGTTCACCGCTAAGAAAGCTAGCATAGACGCTAAAAAGGCCCAAAACACAATCATCCTCCATGGGTTCCAGCTGCTGCTTAGTATGACAACATACGTAGCGCCGCAGCTGTTAGATCTTCTGGAGCAATTCTTCCCTGAGAATCATATAGACCATGGATTTGCTTTCTACATTATTGTACAGGTCCTGCCCAGATCCATTAGTCCCATCCTCTACGGCATCAGAGACAACACGTTTAGGGGATATTTGAAAAGTCATCTGTGGTGTTGA